One Anthonomus grandis grandis chromosome 12, icAntGran1.3, whole genome shotgun sequence DNA window includes the following coding sequences:
- the LOC126743300 gene encoding uncharacterized protein LOC126743300, whose product MEVRKLYIVITLSEKHVTIQPLGFKYKKDDNRRALMETPNIASMRAAFFKKYMENKHLEFTRQLVFLDETWIFSKGNKMKSWQDENVKSVLDFASKSKLMDYHGEMHSENFTKRVENQLIPNLEEPSLTVMDNSPYHSVELEKQPSCSWKRGEIVEWLEKNEFRFDKQIFKAELLSLAKLHKKPKKYKIDQLLQANGHEVLRLPPYHCQFNAIEMIWADTKYNYNTHIGGVGHTDENVLEMWQKALEKCTPEV is encoded by the coding sequence ATGGAGGTTCGGAAATTGTATATTGTTATTACACTTTCAGAGAAACATGTAACCATACAACCATTGGGGTTTAAATACAAGAAAGATGATAACCGAAGAGCACTAATGGAGACACCTAATATAGCTTCAATGAGagcagcatttttcaaaaaatatatggaaaataaacatttaGAATTTACACGTCAACTAGTTTTTCTCGATGAAACATGGATTTTCTCAAAGGGCAACAAAATGAAATCATGGCAAGATGAGAATGTAAAGAGTGTGTTGGATTTTGCTAGTAAATCGAAACTGATGGATTATCATGGAGAAATGCATAGTGAGAACTTTACAAAACGGgtagaaaatcaattaattccaaatttagaAGAACCATCTTTAACTGTAATGGATAATTCTCCATATCATTCAGTTGAGTTGGAAAAGCAACCATCATGTTCTTGGAAAAGAGGTGAAATTGTTGAGTGGCTCGAGAAGAATGAATTTCGATTTGATAAGCAGATTTTTAAAGCAGAATTGTTGAGCTTAGCAAAGTTACacaaaaaaccaaagaaatataaaatagatcAATTATTACAAGCAAATGgacatgaagttttaagattgccaccctACCATTGTCAGTTCAATGCTATTGAAATGATTTGGGCcgatacaaaatataattataatacacatattGGTGGAGTTGGGCATACAGATGAAAACGTTTTAGAAATGTGGCaaaaagctttagaaaaatGTACGCCAGAAGTATAA
- the LOC126743228 gene encoding uncharacterized protein LOC126743228 produces MKVVIALTIFVVLAAGAAIDKEQVQQKMRAASEKCLNHPAVGVDKDELKTYRESKGQAPKPANLNKLSMCILKENGWLKDDNTINTSEVKQILELGARDHPEKLDEIVSKCTADKGSPGETATNLLECLVVLRHHA; encoded by the exons ATGAAAGTGGTTATTGCTTTGACAATTTTCGTCGTTCTTGCAGCTGGG gCTGCAATCGACAAAGAGCAAGTACAGCAAAAAATGAGAGCTGCCAGTGAAAAATGTTTGAATCATCCCGCAGTGGGCGTAGACAAGGATGAGTTGAAGACTTACAGAGAATCCAAAGGACAAGCACCTAAGCCTgccaacttaaataaattgtcaaTGTGTATCCTGAAAGAAAACGGCTGGTTAAAAGACGATAACACCATAAACACCTCCGAAGTTAAGCAGATCCTTGAGTTAGGAGCACGCGACCACCCCGAAAAACTAGATGAAATTGTGTCCAAATGTACCGCTGACAAAGGCTCTCCAGGGGAAACCGCTACCAATTTGCTTGAATGCCTTGTCGTTCTTAGACATCATGCttag